One segment of Lytechinus variegatus isolate NC3 chromosome 13, Lvar_3.0, whole genome shotgun sequence DNA contains the following:
- the LOC121425988 gene encoding fibrinogen C domain-containing protein 1-like, translating into MNVSGVYAIYPGKHTNVYCDMETDGGGWTVFQRRSDGSENFNRNWSDYKIGFGSISSEHWLGNDLIHRLSNQRNYELRVDLEDFKGITGYANYGLFRIEDETLDYKLTIRGHSGNASDSLSYHNGMKFSTYDRDYLNCAHYFRSGWWFRNCLLSNLNGVYFRGEANGINGIKWKMWKHYTFKMSEMKIRPVKP; encoded by the exons ATGAACGTCAGTGGTGTCTATGCCATATACCCTGGGAAGCATACCAATGTTTATTGTGATATGGAGACCGATGGGGGCGGTTGGACT GTGTTCCAACGCAGGAGTGATGGGTCTGAGAATTTCAACCGAAACTGGTCTGACTACAAGATTGGTTTTGGAAGTATCTCTTCCGAGCACTGGCTAGGTAACGATCTGATTCATCGACTATCGAATCAGAGGAACTACGAACTGCGGGTTGATCTGGAAGACTTCAAAGGAATTACTGGATATGCAAATTATGGCCTCTTTCGAATTGAGGATGAGACACTGGATTACAAGTTGACCATTAGAGGACATTCTGGCAATGCAA GCGATAGTCTTAGTTACCACAACGGGATGAAGTTTAGTACCTATGACCGTGACTACTTGAATTGCGCCCATTATTTTAGATCAGGATGGTGGTTCCGCAACTGCCTTTTAAGTAACCTCAATGGCGTCTATTTCCGTGGTGAGGCCAATGGCATAAATGGCATTAAATGGAAAATGTGGAAGCATTACACTTTCAAAATGAGTGAGATGAAGATTCGACCAGTAAAGCCCTAG